The region agagctgcagaggaagagggagaagcagactccctgctgagcaggaagcccaagaagaatcctaggaccctgggatcatgacctttgtcaaaggcagacacttactggacttagccacctgggcaccctggGCTTGAGGAATTTTTGACAAACTCTATCAGGACCTTTCATGGAATATAAGGGACCCAGACTTCAGCATACTAGCAGGACTTCACTCAGCACAGGCAAGCGACAGCATGACTGTTGTGATGGTACTGAGGGAGATGACCACCTACAGCAGCTATCATCCCATAAACTGGATGCAAATTCAGTCCATcactaacaacaaaaacaatcagaCTACAACATAGTGAGCCTAACTCGCAGCTCTTCTCCCACTTCATTTCAACTTTCCTCACAAAGCATTTTCTAAACAAATACATACGGTGAGTACTTACAGACAGTGGTACAGGTAGGACCCACTTGGTATGAAGTGCCCGACAGGGAAGCCAGAGCTTTGGCTGCACGCCTTGCCACCTCGTCCTAGAAGGGGGAACCAGTGGAGTGAGAAGGAATGGATCCCACAGCCTGACATCCCACAGCTGTTCTGTGCTGCCAATGGTGTGGAAGATTCTTGGCCCTTCCCTCCAAGCTTCCAAAGCCTGATGCACAGAGATGCATAGGGCTGCATACCAACCCAACCTAGTAAATACACTACCATCTTCACCTATCCTGAGGGATGGGAATGTCATGTTCGTGAACACACGAGAAGGCCAAGTATGTTCCAGAGAAAACCTTCTAAGAGTCAGGTGTTCCCAGAGTGGAGGTGGAGACAGGACCACCATATATGGATGTGCCCTATGCAGAGTGCCTGTTTGAGACCAGAATCTAGCCCACACCTAGCATGAGCCCTGAATCTGCTGGGAGGTTTCTAGGCCAGCTGCAGCCCTGGGCAGAGGGTGCTCTCCAGCAGACCAGCACGGAGGGAGAAACCTGCAGTCACCCTGACAGCTCTGCTCCAGTCCAGTGCATCATAAGTGCCTGTTCACATCCTAGGGCAAGTCACTGTATGTGATGCAGAGCATCCCGAGACTGCAGCCTTCATCCTACTTAAACTACCTTGACCAGAAGGAGGAGAACCTCCCTCATACCCATCACAATGACACCCACAGTTCTTGGCAAGTGGTGGGTCCATAATGCATTTtgatcagaaaaatatttgaaaaggaaaggcAGGGATCAGGTGTAGTTCTTGAAACTGACAgcaaatacagaaataatgaGAACTGTCTTCTTCCTGTCCCCAGTAGGTctgagggcagggagagaagacCAGGCCCTTAATAAAATAAGTCCAGGCTTCTGGACTTTCCCTAGAAGTTGCAGAACGACCACTGTGGCAGTACCCAAGGGCCAAGCAGGCCCACTACTAGGTGGAAGGCAGCCCATCACTCACCAGTTCATCAGCATCTGGGGCCTTTTTGATGGTATACCCATATGGATACATCAGCAGCTGTGAGTAGCTGTGCAAGTCAATGAAGCATTTGAAATTCCTGTGTCCTTGGATGAAATCAACCACCGATTTCACCTCTACTTCCGAATTGGCATGGGGTCCATGATATGTTTCAGAGCAAGGGTTGTCACTGGCTCCCTCTCCTGTGCGGGATGGCCCAAACAGAAACATAAATCCATgggcaagaaaacagaaatgcagGACACTCAAcccagaggaagggcagaaggtgCTGGCAACGGACAAGTCAATATGAGAAGCCCTCCCACGAGCCTGATCTGCAATATGTGCACATGGTGGAGAGGGTGCAGAAGTGGAAGGGTACTGGATCTGCCACAGCTGAGGAGGAAAACTGGAAGGACTCCTTTAAATGGATAGAACTGACCTTGTAGTGCATCACTAACAGTTGtcataaataattaatatcatACTTGACAATGACttgtaattaataagtattcTAGACAATTAATATGAATAccaattaataatgaaaatgactCCATTTATTCTGGTGTCAGCTCATTCTCTTGGTTCAGATCTTAATGGCTAAGCGCTGCCAAAAATAATCTATTGTTGTGGCTAAAGTCTCGGATTTGACAGGTATTTAGAAATATTGCCTTCTGTACCACTTCACAACATAGCTCCCTGAGGTATTTGGCATGTGTGTAAAACGGCCCCAGTTGTGGGAAGATCTGACTTAACTCTGATGCCCTCAGTTCCCACTTTTCTAACAGCTCCTCTCCACAGGCACATTATTCTCCCCGCCACAGTCCATGTGGTAGGCAAGCTTGCAAGTAAAAGTACATTAAAGGCAGGACACCAGCACAGCTGTGAAAAGTGAGAGAGCCCTACAGGGTTCTGGAACTGCAAGGTGAGGTTAGACTCTCAACTCTTGACCGACCACAAGCTCCTGAGATTGTCTCTGAGCCTCAACAGTCTCATTTCGGGTAATAAAACTCACTCCCTGGgtcagacaaaaaaaataaggtaacaCACAGAAAAACAGTTGGCCCCTGGTGGGCACTACTGTAGGGATAATGTTTAGATAGCTAGAGCTCAGAACCGGGGTCTCCTCATTCTCATGCCCTTTCCGTGGCCTCAAAAGGCTGAGTATCACACTGACACATCTAAGGGCAAACTGCTGAGGTCGAATCCTCACCACATCACACGATCTGCTCTGTTAAGGTAACAGAACTAACCACTCTCTTCTGAGTTACCACCTGGAGCCCTTCCACCCACCCAGTCACTTGCCCAGGAGAAGCAGGGATGACCAGGACAGAAGTCAAGGATCTATATATTTAAGACTACAACAGTGTTTAAAATACTAGTGTTCTTTCAGGAGAACAAGAATTGCTGAAtaattcttttccaaaattacccgccccccaaatttttaaaaaacaaacaaaaaagcccaagACATAGCGTAAGGGATTGGCCCAAGTCTCTCAGCGTAGCAGGAATGGAACCAGCCTGGAAACTGGCCCCCCCACCGCCAGCTCAGAGCCCTGAGGACCAGGCTCCCCAGGGACAGCAGGGTTTGGAAACCACCTCCCCAACCTACCTGCAAAACTAGCATTCCAATTTCTATTTGGATCAGCACCAACACAGGCACTTCCAGGATTTAAGGACCGTGTCTTCCTCCATAATCGGTTCTGAAAAGTCCACCAAGTAGGGAACAAACATTCAGAGATGGGTCAGGACACAGGAGGAGTGAAGGTTTTCTCTGGAGGTCTATGAAGGGGCGGGCATCACAGATGAGGCAAGCTGCTTGCAGCTCTGCCTAGAGGCTCATCAGGGCTCCAGTCCTCACTGACTAAGCAGTCTTCTCTCATCTCCCAGAGAAAGGAGGCTCAGCTCTTCTGGCTCAGAGAGAAGGACTCCCCCCAAAATGCCCTCCCCAATGAGAACTTTATAATGCAAAAACCAGCCTGATACCATCTGAACCCACTGAATAATTTTTGGCTTCAGGAAAAAGGACAGACATCATATGCCCAAATGATCACTGGCATGACAGGAAGTGCACAGCGACTGTTTTATTCTGACCTAAAAACCTAACCTGAATCCCATCAAACTTCAAGATCTGACTGCTAGTGAATAGGAAATACGGGGGATACACGAACAAATGACACCCAACAAAGAAGCCATCAGGCAAATTCAGAATGTGAGACATTCTACAGGAAAATGTACCTGGTTTCTCCAACAAAtgagtgacatttttaaaagatatgtgagtggtgggggtggggaactgCCATAGATTTAAAAAGCCTGCAGAGCCATAACCACCAAATATGGGTACTTACCTTATATGGGTACTGATTTCAACAAACATACTCAAGAGACATTTACAAGATAATTGGGGAAATTAGATGATATTAAAGaaattccattaatttttaaaaagtgacagtggtgtattgtttgtttttttgttttgttttgttttgttttgttttaattatcatCAACCAGAGTTGCATACTAAAGATGTTTTGGGTAAAATAACCTGATGTCAGGGATTTGcttttaaacaaaaggaaaaaaactgtgtgggagggaaagaaatgaaaagaagattGGTAAAGTGTTGATAATTGTTCCAGATCTGTGATAGGGAGTTCATTAGACTATTCTCTCTAAGAAAGAATATTCCCTGGTGACTCTCAACTCAGAGAATGAGTGAAACACAAGAGCCCAGGGAAGCTCATAACATGCACATGCATGGGCGTTCCCTCCACGTTCACACAACTGTTTAGGTAGCACAGCGAGGATTCCCAACAAAATCTTCTTAAGTTCAAGCCCGGCTCATCCAGAATTACTCACTTGAGTTTGTGTGTACACATATCCATCAGGATTGGCCACAGGCAACaagaaaatatccattttctCCAAGATGGAGGTGAGAGCTGGGTCCTTCCCATAATCAGATACAATCTAAGCAGAGACCAGAAGCTTGTCAGCTATGCTTTGGCCAGCAAGGTCTAAGCCCATGTCATCTTCTCCGGATGCCCCTCTGCAGACTCCCTGTCACCCTCACAGACATAGCTCTCTGCAAAGCTCTTGGAGCCCTTCAAACCCTGCGGAAATGTGGCTTCATGAGGACAGCAACTGCAATGAGTCTGGGGCTGCctggttcattcattccttccagGGGGTGGAAACAGGGGAGGGAAGAGCCACATGTCCTAACAGTTTTGGGGGCTCTGCGCCCCCATGCTAACAGGCAGGGAAAATAAATCCTCCACGTGCAGCACTCCTGTCCCTAGTGCCGCCTTAAAGCAGACTCTCCAGAGGGACATGGGAGACTGCATGAGGCCCCTGAGGATCTGGAGGGCTAGGGCAGGGCCCAAGGCAAAGTTAAATCGGAGTTTCGCTGCTGAGAAGACTCCACTCCCTTCCTGTGGTGCTGACTATGGGTTAGAGTTTCAGGGCCAACTCTGCAGCTCATTAGCTCGCTGGCTACTATGAATGAACTTTGTCATTTAGCCACAGCGGCTTGACCAAGGGGCTGTGACCTTTTGCTACCCTGATCTGAAAAGGCCCCCGGCCCACTGTGTCTGTGCAGAGTGCCTTCCCACCTCGTCCCCCAAGCCCAGCCTCATGAGACCCTGCAGGGGCACCCTGGGCCCACCACAATTCTCGGCTAATACCGGGCGACATGACCTTCCTCGCGGTCCAGATTGCCGTGGCCTGCGAAATCCACTCCCGGGAATGGATGCCTGCATTCAGCCAAATGGCTGGCCGCCGCCTGCCTTCTGCAGTGCTGAACTGTGGAAAGACAAAGAGGCCAGAAAGTGACCCtcttgcccatgtctctgctcacctctcctctccccagTTCACCCCTATTCCTTTAATCCATTTAAGATAATTCAGAGACCAAATGTTCCTGAGGGCACCATCTATTTATCAGGCTTATCCCGTGACCAGGGAGCTTAATTGGTGGGCTGGCGAGGCCCAGTCGCAGCTCCAGGCAGCTCCAGCCGCTCCAGGGTTGGAAGCAAATGGGAAGGGGAAACAATTGCTATTGTGAATTATCATGCTAGTGTGATTAGAGATAATATTATATCTCTTGAAAGACCTCAAATGGTATCCcaacagagagagacacaagggTGCATGAACTGGCCTGTTCTAGTTGATGCAATAAATGAATTCGAttttaaaaggaggaagagagaggttcACTATAGCTCTTTGTAAATGGCATTAAATGAATTCTGGCTCCTGCCTTTTAGCATGGGGTCAGGCTGCCTTGGGTCACAGCGTGGTGCTAATGAAGCCAGAGTCTCCATCAGATTGGCAAATAATCTAAATTTATGTGGATTATTTCAGAGCGACCAGCTCGGTGGCAAATCTCCTCTGGCTGGTAATTCTAGCTACGAGTCTGGGTTCTTCAGGGCTTATATGAAGCTAGGGATTTGACATATTCTTAGCACCATCAGTTGTCCCGTGGTTCATATcttcaaattcctttttattcAGTTGGCcagattatttatataatttatgtcCCTGCCATAAATTTTCTACCTCTTTTGCCAATATAGACCTGAATCTGTTAGAAGTATCTAGAAATTAGGCTTTGTGCAGCCAAGGATCATAGGCTGGGCTTAAAATCACATCAACCCTAAAATTAGCTTCCCAGATTGCTTTTCCAAAAAGTACCCCTAAATGCAGAATAGATTCTGTAGAATCAACCCAATTTGTCTTGCTTTACAGAGGTAGGAATGAAGGCAAAAGCTCGTGGCCTGAGAGCTTTCTGGAATACTAACTGAACCCACCTCACCCATCCCCATTATCCCTCTcccactatacacacacacacatacacacacacactgatccTGCCTTTTAGTCAAAACTTGCAACTGGATAGGCTCCTTCCATCTCCTTCCATATTAGGTACAAACAGAGGACACACTGTCACACCAAATTTGATCCCCAGTAAATGTCTCCCCCATATCCCTGAAGTCAAGGAGATCCTAAAGAGTTGCCTCCTTcagagggctgggggctgagtCTTGGTCACAAGGGACCAGGTACCTGAGTCCAGTCAGGTTCCGTGAAGAGCCTAAGGCCTCACCTTCAGCACATACATGGGCCGGTTTTCAAATGAATGCCCAATCTTCACCCTGCTCACCAAGGCAGGAAAATCTCTGGCAATGCTGTCCATCTCACGGTAAATCTGAAGCATGAAAAAGTGAACTCagggcatttaaaaattttgtcatgGGATACTTATTCTTGAAGAACTGCCTGAAGAATCCTTTTCTACAATATTCtagaaaacaatacattttatctttccaTAAAATTATAGGCCACTAAACTAGAAAGAGTTGTGTATACATACTGCTCCAGAAGTGTGGTCCTTTGTGCCATACTAGACTGGATAATCAGCAATCGCCCCATTTAGCcaaggttctcttttttttcttaacattttctttatttatttgagagcaagggACAGAGACAgcgacagaagcagagagaaagagagagcataagaagggaggagagggagaagcaggctccccctctgagcagggagcctgatgcaggactctatcccaggatactaggatgatgacctgagccaaaggcaaacacttaaccagctgagccatcagGCACCCCTTAGCCAAAGTTCTTGAAAACGGTCCTCTCCAAACCTTTGATCACTTtcttcatcagttttttttttaattagcatacatcctgtatgtgtatgtttgttttataatgtacatatattatgtatattacttatatatattatgcatacCACTGAATAATGTACCACACAAAGACatacattataaaacaaagaaacaaaaatggttgcattaataataaatattaatgtatgCAGAACATAAATAGGAGTTGTAATTGTTTCTTCCTCCATTCCAGTAAAGCACCTTGCTTACACCCTGTTGTACAAGCACCCCACTTTGGAGATTCATCTAATGGCCTTAAGAGAACAAATGAAGAGCTATAAATCATAGCTACAAAAGGTTCCATTTGgtttcaatttctaaaaaaaatcttgatttaaaTAGAATTCATCCTTCTTAGTTGCTCAAACCTTTTGAGGgtcaaaagaaggaaataaataaatatgtatttagaccttaaaagtagaagagggaGCTTTACAGAGGAGAAATACATGCAATCAATGTTGAGTAAAATTCCAGCTTCCATGGTTTATCAGAGTTGCAGTCAATATCGCAGACTGAGCCAAAGCAAGAAACCATCccctaaatacatacataaaccaGATAAACTACAATGAAAATAATTCACAGCCAAGCTCAATAATCAAGAAAGGAGAaacttgatttcttaaaaatcaagaaagaagaaactgaaaaggGAGCTAACCAGCTGGTAGAGGGCAGAAAATGGAGCCTCAAGACCAGATCTCTGCCTTAGGCTCTGAGGGTTTACAGCAGACCAGAAATAGCAACAGAGGGCCCAGGACCCAGAGTGGACTAAGGAGCTGGAACTTGAGAGCTGAGAACTGGCCCTGGAAACTCTACCTACAGACCCTAGAAAGGGAAGCAAAAAAATCAGATGCCCACTCTGAGCCGTGAGAGGCAAGAAAGTCACCCAGGAAAAGTTAAAACACCAAAGCGATATTGGGAAAGAGGGGTCCAAATTCACACTGCAGACATTAGGAGGAAACTCTGCTGGGAAACCTAACAGAAATAATGGCAACCACAACAACACACGGGAAAACTGAAACTGGAAACCCTGGCTGAGACAGACATGAGACTCCCGCCAGAGACCTAAGCAGGCCTAAGCGGTTACAGGATGAGAGCTCTTCAAAGCTGGTTTTAGAAAGAACTGCGTGTGATCAAGCCAAGAGGGAGATGGTATACTGAAGCACAGCAGAAGGCCTCACTGGGGAACAGGGAACAGGGTAGGGTAGCTGCAATCAGATGGCAGTGACCCCTAAAGCCAGAGAACAAAAGCAAGTGCATGAGAAAGTGCGGCTCCCATAGCAGGCAGGTGAGGGGATGGAGTTCCTGGAGTCTTGGGTGACATTTGCAACCGCTTAGCTCAGCTAGGGAGTGCCTCACCGTAAGGAGGCTAATGTCATGGGTCTGTGAGCCCTGAGCTCTGCTTTTGTCCATGGCCCTGGACTGAACTCCTAACTTTATCCAGCTGTTTTGCAGATGTATGTCATTGGTCACAAAAGGGATGAAGGGGCAGTGCGGTTGGAAGTGTACACAATAAACAAAGCTACTGACAATCATGGGAAAGAAGTGAAAACAGTTGGTCAACCTTGGAAATAATCCCTCATCTAGAAGAAAAACAACTCGAAGTATATGCCTCACGAAAAGCATGCCAGGAACCCCATCTTTGGATAGAAAGAACAACATGTAGGCAGATATAGGAAGGAGAATAACAATTTCATTTTGAGGTGTTGTTCTGAGCTAGAAGAGTTTCCAGATTATTGCAGAAGACATTGAGGATTGTAAGAAAACTGTATGATATGTGATACAGTCCCATTCTATAGCCCCTCTTGATTCCACAAGTTCTAATATCATATTAAATTTTTCTGCTCCAAGTTTTTTATTGAAAGGGTTGGCTTACCTTGAAAGTCAGTCATCTATATAAAGTGGTTTTTAACTAAACACAGCACCAAAACACATTATAGAACAAATATGCATTATAACTAATCATGATAAATAAAGTGGAAATATTTGGTTAACCTTGGAAATAACCACTTGTCTACTTGCCTggaataagtaatattttaatctGGGTGAGTAAAATACAGGGATTACGGTGGGGTATAAGAAGGTTGAATTACAAGGATGGAAATGATTGTAATTATTTCATGGTTTTCTTTAAGGGGTTGCCTTAAGAAAGAAGGATGCATGTAGGAGAAAATGTTCAGTTGTGTTTCACTATGCTCTTAGGTGCTGGTGGGAGATAAACAACCCAAGAATTACAAAGAAACTGAAGTGTTCACATTTTAGCCCCTTCCTGAAAGGGTATTTATTGTGCTAAGGGCTAATGCATCCTAGAAGTAAGGAAAGGAGTTACAAAACTCCAGATGCTGATGACCTGGATCTTAACCTGCTCTGAGACACTTACGGCTTCCAGAGAATGGTAGGCCCCATAGTTGAAGTTATTACTACTCCGCTCTTGCCCTTCATTGTGTTGCATTTCTTCATCTTCATTATCTAAAAGGGcctaaaataaaacagacatggCAATGCTGTGAAGTGACCCACCAGAGATGGAGGTTCGTGTTGTTTCTGCCATGTTTTGGCACAAGCTGGCCATGGATGGCAGCACCCTCAGCACACAAATGTCAAGGTGTAAAAAGGGGGTCAGATTTCTTCCACATATCTATAAAATACTTCTTGGCACCCAACGTACATCACCCCATTCAAAACCCACTTACTCCCCAAAAGTAACATATGTGCTATTTGGTTATTCTATACTATGAATTCTCTAGACATCAGCCCGCATCTGGTATCCAGTGCCTCTGAAATACACAGCTTGGGAAACCattcagaaacaaagaaattcTTATAACCACTCATACTTTGAAGGCTCCTGGCAGATGTCTGTGACATGTGAGGATGATTAATAAGCTCACAGCTGCTCACGCCATCAGGAAACTCCCGAGCCAAATCACCAATTAGTCCATAACCTACCTCGGTGAAGGAGAGAACATGAGCCAGACACTGTCCTGCTGTTCATATACAGGTCGTGAGGCTGGTGTCTGGCTTGGGTAGTGATGTTCCCTCTGCTGAGAACTACTGGTgacattccttcttttttcaaaagatgcTTTTTATGACTGGTCTccaacaccgccccccccccaacatttttctttcctcttgactTCAAATACAAAAAGGGAGAGAGGCTTGATTATTTGTGGGGCATCTATGACAGACCAGGTACTGTCAGGCATTTCACATACACttaatcatttaattttctcaacaaATTGTATTAAATAGGTATCGCTGTtaccattttactgatgaagaaacagaggctcaagACATTCATTCcttgccccaagtcacacagctgataGCCAAATCAGGATTTGGATCCAGCTCTGTCCAGCTCCCTCACCTAGGTATACCCTTTCTACTACAACATAT is a window of Vulpes vulpes isolate BD-2025 chromosome 7, VulVul3, whole genome shotgun sequence DNA encoding:
- the CPA4 gene encoding carboxypeptidase A4 — encoded protein: MKWILFFGALIGLSICGREKFFGDQVFRINVRNGDESSKLSQLVNSDNLKLSFWKSPSIFSRPVDVLVPSVSLQSVRSFLKSQGLEYSVTIEDLQALLDNEDEEMQHNEGQERSSNNFNYGAYHSLEAIYREMDSIARDFPALVSRVKIGHSFENRPMYVLKFSTAEGRRRPAIWLNAGIHSREWISQATAIWTARKIVSDYGKDPALTSILEKMDIFLLPVANPDGYVYTQTQNRLWRKTRSLNPGSACVGADPNRNWNASFAGEGASDNPCSETYHGPHANSEVEVKSVVDFIQGHRNFKCFIDLHSYSQLLMYPYGYTIKKAPDADELDEVARRAAKALASLSGTSYQVGPTCTTVYPASGSSVDWAYDNGIKYAFTFELRDTGHYGFLLPANQIIPTAEETWLGLKTIMEHVRDNLY